In the Gasterosteus aculeatus chromosome X, fGasAcu3.hap1.1, whole genome shotgun sequence genome, one interval contains:
- the dnajb9a gene encoding dnaJ homolog subfamily B member 9a, whose amino-acid sequence MATAQSAVTFAVCIFVIAELILAKKDYYDILGVPKDATERQIKKAFHKLAMKHHPDKNKSPDAEVRFREIAEAYETLSDETKRREYDQFADTSAYFPGKTQGRQRQGAHQPFSFNLNDIFKDFDTSSQNRHTRQQRHFNEDSRSHKESNGRHKRHFQGGFGAGVFDDMYDDIERMFTYDRHAKQSDNRFHGASKQHCITVTQRRGNMVTTYMDCTAS is encoded by the exons ATGGCAACCGCACAGTCTGCAGTAACGTTTGCAGTGTGCATCTTCGTAATAGCAGAGCTGATACTCGCCAAGAAGGACTATTATGATATACTTGGAGTCCCTAAAGATGCTACTGAGCGGCAGATTAAAAAAGCTTTCCACAAGCTTGCGATGAAACATCACCCAGATAAGAACAAGAGCCCTGATGCTGAAGTGAGGTTCAGAGAAATTGCTGAAG CTTACGAAACTTTATCAGATGAAACCAAAAGAAGAGAATATGACCAGTTTGCTGACACCTCTGCATACTTCCCCGGGAAGACGCAAGGCAGACAACGGCAGGGTGCCCACCAACCCTTCAGCTTCAACCTTAATGACATTTTCAAGGACTTTGACACCTCCAGTCAGAACAGGCACACCCGTCAGCAAAGACACTTTAACGAAGACTCCAGGTCCCACAAGGAGTCTAACGGCAGACATAAGAGACACTTTCAAGGAGGTTTTGGAGCAGGTGTCTTTGATGACATGTATGACGACATAGAGAGAATGTTTACCTACGACAGACACGCCAAACAGTCTGACAACCGGTTTCATGGTGCATCAAAACAACACTGTATCACAGTGACACAGCGCAGAGGAAATATGGTAACCACTTACATGGACTGCACTGCGTCTTAA